In one Desulfoferula mesophila genomic region, the following are encoded:
- the hgcB gene encoding mercury methylation ferredoxin HgcB codes for MPGLQYLKNVASLSANPELCVGCGLCVEVCPQGVLELRDKRVVVARRDACMECGACMTNCPAQALWVEAGVGCAQAVINSALGRKGNGCCCVAEPRAAQQGLQTNLEAAPPRKSSGCC; via the coding sequence ATGCCTGGTTTGCAATACCTCAAGAACGTGGCCAGCCTCAGCGCCAACCCCGAGCTGTGCGTGGGCTGCGGCCTGTGCGTGGAGGTCTGCCCCCAGGGGGTGCTGGAGCTACGCGACAAGCGGGTGGTGGTGGCCCGGCGCGACGCCTGCATGGAGTGCGGGGCCTGCATGACCAACTGCCCGGCCCAAGCCCTGTGGGTGGAGGCCGGGGTGGGCTGCGCCCAGGCGGTGATCAACAGCGCCCTGGGCCGCAAGGGCAACGGCTGCTGCTGCGTGGCCGAGCCCCGCGCCGCCCAACAGGGCCTGCAAACCAACCTGGAGGCGGCCCCGCCCCGCAAAAGTTCCGGCTGCTGCTGA
- the hgcA gene encoding mercury methylation corrinoid protein HgcA, whose product MSPAPQPLPLLTQMPPQEPVSSCAAPEAYGDPQAQPFVLGEEATPAGPVPRVGGELSRADRRGSLRVRLGFGRHDYKVVPGLYALNHPGPNSPVLVSANYKLSFDHLRQAARDLDAWLLVLDTKGINVWCAAGKGTMGTAELAARVGSSGLERVVEHRRLIVPQLAAPGVAAHTVKKLCGFSVTFGPVRAGDLPAFLAAGLRADPAMRRVSFPLAARALLVPVELTQALRTYLWLLPLLLLLAGLGGLVGGSGFWAGLAGPGLRAVGAMLLALVAGAVASPVLLPWLPGRAFSLKGLWPGLAGAALLWALWPVSFDAELAAWCLAVPALSSFLAMNFTGASTYTSLSGVKKEMRRAVPLQIAATALGLGLWIYALLAG is encoded by the coding sequence ATGAGCCCCGCCCCCCAGCCCTTGCCCCTGCTGACCCAGATGCCGCCCCAGGAGCCTGTCTCCTCTTGCGCGGCGCCGGAGGCCTACGGCGATCCCCAGGCCCAGCCCTTTGTGTTGGGTGAGGAGGCCACGCCGGCCGGTCCGGTGCCTCGGGTGGGTGGCGAGTTGAGCCGGGCCGACCGCCGGGGCTCCCTCCGGGTTCGCCTGGGCTTCGGCCGCCACGACTACAAGGTGGTGCCCGGCCTCTACGCCCTGAACCACCCCGGCCCCAACTCGCCGGTGCTGGTCAGCGCCAACTACAAGCTTAGTTTCGACCACCTGCGCCAGGCGGCGCGGGACCTGGACGCCTGGCTCTTGGTGTTGGACACCAAGGGGATCAACGTGTGGTGCGCGGCGGGCAAGGGCACCATGGGCACCGCCGAGCTGGCCGCCCGGGTGGGCTCCAGCGGCCTGGAGCGGGTGGTGGAGCATCGGCGGCTCATCGTCCCCCAACTGGCCGCGCCGGGAGTGGCCGCCCATACGGTCAAAAAGCTCTGCGGCTTCAGCGTTACCTTCGGCCCGGTGCGGGCCGGGGACCTGCCCGCGTTTTTGGCGGCGGGCCTCAGGGCCGATCCGGCCATGCGCCGGGTGAGCTTTCCCCTGGCGGCCCGCGCGCTGCTGGTGCCGGTGGAGTTGACCCAGGCGCTCAGGACCTATTTGTGGCTGCTGCCCCTGTTGCTGCTGCTGGCCGGGCTGGGCGGCCTGGTAGGCGGCTCCGGCTTCTGGGCCGGGCTGGCCGGTCCGGGGCTAAGGGCCGTGGGGGCCATGCTCCTGGCCCTGGTGGCCGGCGCGGTGGCCTCGCCCGTGTTGCTGCCCTGGCTGCCGGGGCGGGCCTTTTCGCTCAAGGGCCTGTGGCCGGGCCTGGCCGGGGCGGCGCTGCTCTGGGCCCTGTGGCCCGTTTCGTTCGACGCCGAACTGGCCGCCTGGTGCCTGGCGGTGCCCGCCCTGAGCAGCTTTTTGGCCATGAACTTCACCGGCGCATCCACCTACACCTCCCTGTCCGGGGTGAAAAAGGAGATGCGCCGGGCGGTGCCCTTGCAGATCGCGGCCACGGCCCTGGGCCTGGGCCTGTGGATCTACGCCTTGCTGGCGGGCTAG
- a CDS encoding sialate O-acetylesterase, producing MSSKWLIDRGRLGLLLLAGLLLLGGVGCGSDWDESGALVFLLAGQSNMSGHGDLSELPPGFPANAGRIGNFSNADVWTRAVEPLDDPAGQKDACSLDLCPGVGPGLAFAQVLTGLMPQARVGLIPCARGGSTLAHWAPGSRPDSLYGSSLRRARLAGAKARLAGVLFYQGESDAYSRQAAETWPSRFAALVAAWRRDLGDPRLPVVFCQIGALAPQWRADPAFRYWDLLKKRQAALRLPLVRMVTTDDLALKDDGIHLTTASQMILGRRLAQAMYELLEKRGTAGGKPARPRPLVTNSPQG from the coding sequence ATGTCAAGCAAATGGCTCATTGATCGCGGGCGGTTGGGCCTGCTGCTCCTGGCGGGGCTCCTGCTGCTGGGCGGGGTGGGCTGCGGCTCGGACTGGGACGAAAGCGGGGCCCTGGTGTTTCTGCTGGCCGGCCAGTCCAACATGTCCGGCCATGGGGACCTGAGCGAGTTGCCGCCGGGCTTTCCGGCCAACGCCGGGCGCATCGGCAACTTCAGCAACGCCGACGTGTGGACCAGGGCCGTGGAGCCCCTGGACGACCCCGCCGGGCAAAAGGACGCCTGCTCCCTGGACCTGTGCCCCGGGGTGGGGCCCGGCCTGGCCTTTGCCCAAGTCCTCACCGGGCTGATGCCCCAGGCGCGGGTGGGGCTGATCCCCTGCGCCAGGGGAGGGAGCACCTTGGCCCATTGGGCTCCCGGCTCCCGGCCGGACAGCCTCTACGGCTCCAGCCTGCGCCGGGCCCGCCTGGCCGGGGCCAAGGCCCGCCTGGCCGGGGTGCTGTTTTACCAGGGCGAGAGCGATGCCTATTCCCGGCAGGCGGCCGAAACCTGGCCCAGCCGTTTCGCCGCCCTGGTGGCGGCCTGGCGGCGCGATCTGGGCGACCCCCGGCTGCCGGTGGTGTTCTGTCAAATCGGGGCCTTAGCTCCCCAGTGGCGCGCCGATCCGGCCTTCCGTTATTGGGATTTGCTTAAAAAGCGCCAGGCCGCGCTGCGCCTGCCCCTGGTGCGCATGGTGACCACCGACGACCTGGCCCTCAAGGACGACGGCATCCATCTGACCACCGCCTCCCAGATGATCCTGGGCCGCCGCCTGGCCCAGGCCATGTACGAGCTGCTGGAGAAGCGCGGGACGGCCGGGGGCAAACCCGCCCGGCCTCGACCCCTGGTCACGAACTCTCCCCAGGGGTAA
- a CDS encoding DUF3450 domain-containing protein, whose product MKHQKSNTGRAVRWSVLLLALSLAGLGAASPQAKAPPAQEVGREAKQAVQTRVATQKELDAWADERSTLADAIEAAQKELKLVTAQRTKAQAYLAGQKAKVAELERRLAETERIRRELEPFLDQETARLAATVGADLPFLSAERHKRLAALQHSLNDYDASLANKAAGLLNALEVEARYGLTVSVEETELDIEGARRRVRLLRLGRLALFALDPSGRRAWRWDRASGQWKAQDTLHRELEMAAEIAQRRRVVSLVELPVGLAPAAPEAK is encoded by the coding sequence ATGAAACACCAAAAGTCTAACACAGGCCGCGCGGTTCGCTGGAGCGTGCTTTTACTGGCCCTGTCCCTGGCCGGGCTGGGCGCCGCCTCTCCCCAGGCCAAGGCCCCCCCGGCCCAGGAAGTGGGCCGCGAGGCCAAACAGGCGGTGCAGACCAGGGTGGCCACCCAGAAAGAGTTGGACGCCTGGGCCGACGAGCGCTCCACCTTGGCCGACGCCATCGAGGCGGCCCAAAAAGAGCTGAAGCTGGTCACCGCCCAGCGCACCAAGGCCCAGGCCTACTTGGCCGGGCAAAAGGCCAAGGTGGCCGAGTTGGAGCGCCGTCTGGCGGAGACCGAACGCATCCGCCGGGAGCTGGAGCCCTTCCTGGACCAGGAAACCGCCCGCCTGGCCGCCACGGTGGGGGCCGACCTGCCCTTCCTGTCCGCCGAGCGCCATAAGCGCCTGGCCGCCCTGCAACACTCCCTCAACGACTACGACGCCTCCCTGGCCAACAAGGCCGCCGGGCTGCTGAACGCCCTGGAGGTGGAGGCCCGCTACGGCCTCACGGTGTCGGTGGAAGAGACCGAACTGGACATTGAGGGGGCCCGCCGCCGGGTGCGCCTGTTGCGCCTGGGCCGCCTGGCCCTGTTCGCCCTGGACCCCTCGGGCCGCCGAGCCTGGCGCTGGGACCGGGCGAGCGGCCAGTGGAAGGCCCAGGACACCCTGCACCGCGAGTTGGAGATGGCCGCCGAGATCGCCCAGCGCCGCCGGGTGGTGAGCCTGGTGGAACTGCCGGTGGGCCTGGCCCCCGCCGCGCCGGAGGCCAAGTGA